Proteins from one Arsenophonus apicola genomic window:
- the artM gene encoding arginine ABC transporter permease ArtM produces the protein MINLIISLLPGLPTSLSLTICAILIAFLLALFLTIILSLKTAFFSSLIQGYITLFTGTPLLVQFFLIYYGSGQFPALREYPTLWALISTPWICALLALALNSAAYSTLLFHGAVKEIPKTSWQACQALGMSNHQTLRIILPYALKRALSSYSNEVILIFKSTSLASTITLLEIMGYSQQIFGQTYNVDVFIAAGIIYLSVNGILTLLMRWLEQYALSFEKN, from the coding sequence ATGATCAATTTAATCATTTCATTACTGCCTGGCCTGCCAACCAGTTTATCACTGACAATATGCGCAATACTTATTGCCTTTTTATTAGCGCTATTTTTGACTATCATTTTATCGTTAAAAACAGCGTTTTTTTCATCCCTAATTCAAGGCTACATTACGCTATTTACTGGCACTCCTTTGCTGGTTCAATTTTTTCTGATTTATTATGGATCCGGTCAATTTCCCGCGCTAAGAGAGTACCCTACTTTATGGGCTTTAATTTCTACTCCATGGATTTGCGCCTTGCTGGCATTAGCACTTAATAGTGCCGCCTATTCCACTCTATTATTTCATGGTGCCGTTAAAGAAATTCCTAAAACTAGCTGGCAAGCATGTCAGGCGCTAGGTATGTCAAATCATCAAACCTTGAGAATTATTTTACCTTATGCGCTTAAACGTGCGCTTTCATCCTATTCCAATGAGGTAATTCTTATATTTAAAAGCACATCACTGGCTAGTACCATAACGCTATTAGAGATTATGGGATATAGCCAACAAATTTTTGGCCAAACTTATAATGTCGATGTTTTTATTGCCGCAGGAATTATATATCTGAGCGTAAATGGCATCTTAACCTTATTGATGCGTTGGCTTGAACAATACGCTTTATCTTTTGAAAAAAACTAA
- a CDS encoding serine hydrolase, which produces MKKSLMKKINHLTSGLSLLFIFVLPINVYADGSQVTPQLDVKAYVLMDYHSGKVLTANNPDERLDPASLTKIMTSYVVGQAIKAGKISINDLVTVGEDAWATGNPVLHGSSLMFLKPGDRVSVLDLNRGIVIQSGNDACIALADYVAGSQTVFVDLMNQYVTSLGLKNTHFKTVHGLDSEGQYSTAHDMAVLSQALIRDVPHEYLLHGEKVFTYNKIKQFNRNRLLWSKNLQVDGIKTGHTSGAGYNLITSATNGPMRLIAVVLGASSDRIRFTESEKLLNWGFRFFTTVIPITADKPFTTEKVWYGNRSTVLLGTEKDAAITIPKGKEQELKATYTLNSDYLKAPLSKNQVVGTINFFLNDQLIDKRPLVVKQAIEQGGFLSRVWDYIVVTISSWWQALFG; this is translated from the coding sequence ATGAAAAAGAGCTTGATGAAAAAAATTAACCATTTGACGAGTGGATTAAGTCTATTATTTATTTTTGTTTTACCGATCAATGTTTATGCCGATGGATCACAGGTTACACCGCAACTTGATGTAAAAGCTTATGTGTTAATGGATTACCATAGTGGCAAAGTTTTAACAGCCAATAATCCAGATGAACGTTTAGATCCAGCTAGTTTAACAAAAATTATGACCAGTTATGTAGTGGGGCAAGCGATTAAAGCAGGTAAAATTAGCATTAATGATCTTGTCACCGTAGGAGAAGATGCTTGGGCAACGGGTAACCCTGTTTTACACGGTTCTTCTTTAATGTTTTTAAAACCTGGTGATAGGGTATCGGTGCTGGATTTAAATCGTGGTATCGTCATTCAATCGGGTAATGATGCTTGTATCGCATTGGCGGATTATGTCGCGGGTAGTCAAACGGTTTTTGTCGATCTCATGAACCAGTATGTTACCTCATTAGGATTAAAAAATACGCATTTTAAGACCGTACACGGCTTGGATTCAGAAGGCCAATACAGTACTGCCCACGATATGGCGGTATTATCTCAAGCATTGATTAGAGATGTTCCGCATGAGTATTTGCTACACGGCGAAAAAGTGTTTACTTATAATAAAATTAAGCAATTCAATCGCAATCGTTTATTGTGGAGCAAAAACTTACAGGTGGATGGGATTAAGACCGGTCATACAAGTGGGGCAGGGTATAATCTTATTACATCGGCAACGAATGGCCCAATGCGATTGATTGCTGTAGTGTTGGGGGCATCGAGTGATCGCATTCGTTTTACCGAAAGTGAAAAGCTGCTAAATTGGGGATTTCGTTTTTTTACTACGGTTATTCCTATAACGGCAGATAAACCCTTTACGACTGAAAAGGTATGGTATGGCAACCGATCTACGGTTTTATTGGGAACTGAAAAAGATGCAGCAATAACCATCCCGAAAGGAAAAGAGCAAGAGCTAAAAGCGACCTATACCCTCAACTCAGATTATCTCAAAGCGCCGTTAAGCAAAAATCAGGTAGTAGGAACAATTAATTTCTTTTTAAACGATCAATTGATTGATAAACGTCCATTAGTGGTGAAACAAGCGATAGAGCAGGGTGGATTTTTGAGTCGAGTATGGGATTATATTGTTGTGACAATTTCCAGTTGGTGGCAGGCATTATTTGGTTAG
- the artQ gene encoding arginine ABC transporter permease ArtQ: MNNLLFLINAAGLTLTLAGAALILGLLLAVLFTAWESIRWRPVALLGSCWVTLIRGLPELLVVLFVYYGTLQFIMLLGDGININFIFWQTTWQIDPEWFFPQNSEFDFIPFFCGVFALALLYAAYASQTLRGALKAIPSGQWQSGQALGLNRNVIFLRLIMPQMWRHALPGLGNQWLVLLKDTALVSLISVNDLMLQTKSIVNRTHEPFTWYLIVALIYLAITLVSQFILRRIEIRTTQFEQGVTK; the protein is encoded by the coding sequence ATGAATAATCTGTTATTTCTAATAAATGCTGCCGGCTTGACACTGACTCTCGCCGGTGCTGCTTTGATACTCGGGCTGTTATTAGCCGTGTTATTCACTGCTTGGGAATCTATTCGCTGGAGGCCTGTGGCCTTACTGGGTTCTTGCTGGGTGACTTTAATTCGCGGATTACCTGAATTGCTCGTTGTCCTGTTCGTTTACTATGGCACATTACAATTTATCATGTTGTTAGGTGATGGCATTAATATTAATTTCATTTTCTGGCAAACAACCTGGCAAATTGATCCTGAATGGTTCTTTCCACAAAATAGTGAATTCGATTTTATTCCTTTTTTTTGTGGTGTTTTTGCCCTTGCTCTACTCTATGCCGCCTATGCATCCCAAACCTTAAGAGGTGCACTAAAAGCAATACCATCCGGCCAATGGCAATCAGGACAAGCCTTGGGTCTCAATCGGAATGTTATTTTTTTGCGGCTGATTATGCCACAAATGTGGCGTCACGCTTTACCTGGCTTAGGCAATCAATGGCTAGTATTGCTAAAAGATACCGCTTTGGTTTCTCTGATCAGCGTAAATGACTTAATGTTGCAAACCAAAAGTATTGTTAATCGTACTCATGAACCTTTCACTTGGTACCTAATTGTGGCTTTGATCTATCTAGCCATCACCCTAGTAAGTCAATTTATCTTACGGCGGATTGAAATACGCACAACCCAGTTTGAACAGGGAGTAACAAAATGA
- a CDS encoding type III secretion system chaperone family protein encodes MDSICFPDIAKLREWLVQLKTSYFECDNCQALHLPHMQNIDGIFDAKVDIVENILVFSVLAELKPTSIITLLANLSQINASSLTAKAFMEINDENLPKLVVSQSFPLLAGMTCNQFSSFLQQAEEQMAAIIFEVYNNDLLYSGQEDIDDEELSEQTLPARFLLH; translated from the coding sequence ATGGATTCGATTTGTTTCCCTGACATAGCTAAATTACGAGAGTGGCTTGTTCAACTCAAAACATCGTATTTTGAATGTGATAATTGCCAGGCATTACATTTGCCACATATGCAAAATATTGATGGTATTTTTGATGCTAAAGTGGATATTGTTGAAAACATATTAGTTTTCTCGGTTTTGGCTGAACTGAAACCGACATCGATTATTACCTTATTGGCAAATTTAAGCCAAATTAATGCTAGCTCATTAACGGCGAAAGCATTTATGGAAATTAATGATGAAAATTTGCCTAAATTAGTCGTTAGTCAATCTTTTCCGTTGTTGGCAGGAATGACTTGTAACCAATTCTCCAGTTTTCTTCAGCAAGCAGAAGAACAGATGGCGGCTATTATTTTTGAAGTTTATAACAATGATTTGCTATATAGCGGTCAAGAAGATATTGACGATGAAGAGCTATCTGAGCAAACTTTGCCTGCCCGCTTTCTGTTACATTAA
- the artP gene encoding arginine ABC transporter ATP-binding protein ArtP — MSIQLNQINCFYGEQQALHDINLTCGTGETMVLLGPSGAGKSSLLRVFNLLEMPRSGQLDIAGYHFNFSRQPKSNEIRALRQKVGMVFQQYNLWPHLTVMENLIEAPCLVLGLTKVIAKEKAKNLLSRLHLTEFANRFPLHLSGGQQQRVAIARALMMEPEILLFDEPTAALDPEITTQVVNIIQELSKTGITQLIVTHEIDFARKTASKIVYMEKGTIVEQGDIDRFAKPQTKGLANYLSHSSN, encoded by the coding sequence ATGAGTATTCAATTAAACCAAATTAATTGCTTTTATGGTGAGCAGCAAGCATTACACGATATCAATTTGACATGCGGCACGGGTGAAACAATGGTATTACTTGGTCCAAGTGGTGCTGGCAAAAGCTCATTATTACGGGTATTCAATTTACTTGAGATGCCCCGCTCTGGTCAACTGGACATTGCAGGCTATCATTTCAATTTCTCTCGCCAACCTAAAAGCAATGAAATCCGCGCCCTAAGACAAAAAGTTGGTATGGTATTTCAACAATATAACTTGTGGCCCCATTTAACCGTAATGGAAAATCTGATTGAGGCGCCTTGTTTAGTTTTGGGTTTAACTAAAGTAATAGCCAAAGAAAAAGCAAAAAACTTATTGAGTCGCTTGCATTTAACTGAATTTGCTAATCGCTTCCCGTTACATCTTTCTGGTGGTCAGCAACAACGAGTGGCTATTGCGCGAGCATTAATGATGGAGCCTGAAATCTTATTATTTGATGAACCAACCGCGGCTCTCGATCCTGAAATCACCACTCAAGTGGTTAATATTATACAAGAATTATCAAAAACGGGCATCACTCAACTGATTGTGACTCATGAAATTGATTTTGCCCGTAAAACAGCGAGTAAGATTGTGTATATGGAAAAAGGAACCATTGTGGAACAAGGCGATATTGATCGTTTTGCTAAACCACAAACTAAAGGCTTGGCAAATTATCTATCCCATTCATCTAATTGA
- a CDS encoding serine/threonine transporter, with protein sequence MDTTRVDSISSSYAHQDVKVWRKSNTVWMLGLYGTAIGAGVLFLPINAGMSGLLPVILMTLLAFPMAFFSHRGLTRFVLSGSKPNGDITEVVEEHFGRSAGNWITLLYFFAIYPILLVYGVSITNNVENFIVELLGYNAPPRWLLALILVGGIMAIVSLGEKYIVKIMSMLVFPFIAVLVIFSLYMIPHWHSAALETLSFSNLNMDNAENNQSMLATIWLTIPVMVFAFNHSPIISAFAVANRKEYGAHADQKSSRILASAHILMVLTVMFFVFSCVFTLSPADLVKAKAANISILDYLSSYFDKPFIKYAASLIAFVAIIKSFLGHYLGAREGFNGLVERAYRAKGKTINIQKLNKATAIFMLVTTWLVATLNPSILSIIESLGGPVIAILLFMMPMYAISKIPAMRKYSGHISNIFVVIVGIIAISAAVYKLFL encoded by the coding sequence ATGGATACAACTCGAGTTGATTCCATCAGTTCCTCATATGCACACCAGGACGTAAAAGTTTGGCGTAAAAGTAATACAGTTTGGATGTTGGGCTTATACGGTACCGCTATTGGTGCTGGAGTCCTCTTTTTGCCTATTAATGCAGGTATGAGTGGCCTACTGCCCGTCATTCTAATGACGCTGCTCGCTTTTCCAATGGCCTTTTTTTCTCATCGCGGTTTGACCCGTTTTGTATTGTCCGGTTCAAAACCAAATGGCGATATTACCGAGGTGGTAGAAGAACATTTTGGCCGTTCAGCAGGTAATTGGATTACGTTGCTCTATTTTTTCGCTATTTATCCTATCTTATTGGTATACGGTGTATCGATTACCAATAATGTTGAAAATTTTATCGTTGAACTCCTCGGTTACAATGCTCCACCACGCTGGCTATTAGCGCTTATTCTTGTTGGTGGTATCATGGCTATTGTTAGCCTAGGTGAGAAATATATAGTGAAAATAATGAGCATGCTAGTATTTCCGTTTATTGCGGTGCTGGTGATATTCTCACTTTATATGATCCCGCATTGGCATAGTGCTGCATTAGAAACGCTTTCCTTCTCCAATCTTAATATGGATAATGCTGAAAATAACCAAAGTATGTTGGCTACAATTTGGTTAACCATTCCGGTTATGGTTTTTGCCTTTAACCATTCACCAATTATTTCTGCATTCGCCGTTGCCAATCGTAAAGAATATGGTGCGCATGCTGATCAAAAATCTTCGCGAATTTTGGCTTCAGCACATATTTTAATGGTACTAACAGTTATGTTTTTCGTTTTTAGCTGTGTATTTACCTTGTCTCCTGCTGATTTGGTAAAAGCAAAAGCGGCAAACATTAGTATCCTCGACTATCTATCTAGTTATTTCGATAAACCTTTTATTAAATATGCCGCTTCACTCATTGCTTTTGTCGCGATTATAAAATCGTTTCTGGGGCATTATCTCGGTGCTCGTGAAGGTTTTAACGGTTTGGTTGAACGCGCTTATCGGGCAAAAGGTAAAACAATCAATATCCAAAAGCTAAATAAAGCGACTGCAATTTTTATGTTAGTCACTACCTGGTTAGTTGCTACTTTAAATCCAAGCATTCTAAGCATTATCGAAAGTTTAGGTGGTCCTGTTATTGCAATTTTATTGTTCATGATGCCAATGTACGCCATTAGCAAAATACCCGCTATGCGTAAATATTCTGGTCATATTAGCAATATTTTTGTGGTAATTGTCGGTATTATCGCTATTTCAGCTGCAGTATATAAATTATTTCTTTAA
- the ybjG gene encoding undecaprenyl-diphosphate phosphatase — MLNDINLSLFSFINATPITSISTLTLAIFLAKRLILIFPLITTACWFWGKSENLVSQRVFVCKTALALIIGLAISGFIGVIFPQERPFMLGIGQHFLAHAPTPSFPSNHATIAFTFAFSFLFWLRNWIGLLFLIPAFAIAWARIFLGVHWPLDMVGAFLVAIMACGISQTIWEIVGDKLLPYIIKAYQILFAPFIKKGWIKG, encoded by the coding sequence TTGCTAAACGATATTAACTTAAGTTTGTTTAGTTTTATCAATGCCACCCCAATTACATCAATTAGTACACTAACACTGGCAATTTTTTTGGCTAAACGACTCATTCTCATATTTCCCTTAATTACTACTGCTTGCTGGTTTTGGGGTAAATCGGAAAATTTAGTCAGCCAAAGAGTCTTTGTCTGTAAAACTGCGCTTGCGCTTATTATAGGTTTAGCTATTTCTGGTTTTATTGGCGTAATTTTTCCCCAAGAGCGACCTTTTATGTTGGGAATAGGTCAACATTTTCTTGCTCATGCGCCGACTCCCTCTTTTCCCAGTAATCATGCTACTATTGCTTTTACTTTTGCTTTTAGCTTTTTATTCTGGTTAAGAAATTGGATTGGATTGTTATTTTTAATACCGGCTTTCGCTATTGCGTGGGCAAGAATTTTTCTCGGAGTACACTGGCCTTTAGATATGGTAGGCGCATTTTTAGTTGCTATTATGGCTTGTGGAATTAGTCAAACAATTTGGGAAATAGTTGGGGATAAATTACTACCATATATCATAAAAGCTTATCAAATCTTATTTGCGCCTTTTATTAAGAAAGGTTGGATTAAAGGTTAA
- a CDS encoding DUF1418 family protein — translation MRSFADMPKIVIILEVIGILILLLVYLVINNYIELAALFMKKGVLLAMIMLAIGCMIPAIINIVWRALPKLNFFGIDQQKNSSQNKQRKIKAKLRNYRKMD, via the coding sequence ATGCGTTCTTTCGCTGATATGCCAAAAATTGTGATAATACTCGAAGTTATTGGCATACTAATATTGTTATTGGTCTATTTAGTGATAAATAACTATATTGAATTAGCTGCTTTATTTATGAAAAAAGGTGTTTTGCTTGCTATGATTATGCTAGCAATAGGTTGTATGATACCGGCTATCATTAATATTGTTTGGCGGGCACTGCCTAAGCTCAATTTTTTCGGCATTGATCAACAGAAAAATAGTTCGCAAAATAAGCAACGCAAGATAAAAGCTAAGCTGCGTAATTATCGTAAGATGGATTAA
- a CDS encoding lysine exporter LysO family protein, with protein MYSGLLIILLPLTVGYLFRFKNKKILAFTHRLLGAMVYIILFLMGITLALLDNISTHLTSIFIYTMVFFCCTFAANLMALFLLDKFLPWKIAKRETNKPLSRLKMILSSLPLCGALILGFLLGLTKWPFLSYAKYGTEVTLICLLLLVGCHLRNSGMYLRQILINFRGATIAVTVASSALLGGILAAFLLGLPTKVGLAIAAGYGWYSLTGILLTDAYGPVIGSTAFFNDLMRELVAIILIPIIINQFRSTALGICGSTSMDFTLPILQRSGGVSIVPAAIVHGFVLSLLTPLLIAFFT; from the coding sequence ATGTATTCAGGACTGCTTATCATTCTTTTACCGTTAACAGTAGGCTATTTATTTCGCTTCAAAAATAAGAAGATTTTAGCGTTTACACATCGCCTATTAGGCGCTATGGTTTACATTATCTTATTTTTAATGGGCATCACATTGGCGTTATTAGATAATATTAGTACGCATCTTACGTCAATTTTTATCTATACAATGGTTTTCTTTTGTTGCACCTTTGCCGCTAACCTGATGGCTTTATTCTTATTAGATAAATTCTTGCCGTGGAAAATTGCTAAACGTGAAACCAATAAGCCACTCTCTCGCTTAAAAATGATTTTAAGTTCACTACCACTGTGTGGCGCGTTAATACTTGGTTTCTTGCTAGGATTGACAAAGTGGCCATTTTTATCCTATGCCAAATATGGTACTGAAGTTACACTTATCTGTTTATTATTATTGGTGGGTTGCCATCTGCGAAATAGTGGGATGTATCTGCGGCAAATTTTAATCAATTTCAGAGGGGCGACGATTGCGGTGACTGTTGCCAGCAGCGCGCTGCTTGGTGGTATTTTGGCTGCATTTTTATTAGGTTTACCGACTAAAGTGGGATTAGCGATTGCAGCCGGTTACGGCTGGTATTCACTAACAGGTATATTACTTACCGACGCTTATGGACCGGTCATTGGTAGTACGGCTTTCTTTAACGACCTAATGCGGGAGTTAGTGGCTATTATACTTATTCCCATTATTATCAACCAATTTCGTTCTACTGCGTTGGGGATTTGTGGCTCAACATCAATGGACTTTACACTACCTATATTGCAACGTAGCGGTGGGGTGTCTATTGTACCTGCTGCCATTGTCCACGGTTTTGTACTAAGTCTATTGACGCCATTACTGATAGCCTTCTTCACCTAA
- a CDS encoding GrxA family glutaredoxin: MFTVIFGRSSCPYCVRAKALAEKLKHQRDDFDYNYVDIEAEGITKADLAKKVGKPVKTVPQIFIDEQHIGGCTEFEAYAEEHLLS; the protein is encoded by the coding sequence ATGTTTACTGTCATTTTCGGTCGCTCTAGTTGCCCCTACTGTGTCCGTGCAAAAGCCTTAGCAGAAAAATTAAAACATCAACGTGATGATTTTGATTATAATTATGTTGATATAGAAGCGGAAGGGATCACTAAAGCTGATTTAGCTAAAAAAGTGGGTAAACCTGTTAAGACAGTTCCTCAAATCTTTATTGATGAACAACATATTGGGGGTTGTACCGAGTTTGAAGCCTACGCCGAAGAACACTTACTTTCTTAA
- a CDS encoding secondary thiamine-phosphate synthase enzyme YjbQ produces MWYQKQIKLYARPRGFHLITAEIIRQLPDISRIEVGIAHLFIQHTSASLTINESADPSVRADFESYFNRIVKENEYYYQHTCEGSDDMPAHLKSSLLGSSLIIPVTNGQLNMGTWQGIYLCEHRNHGGERQIIVTLHGQLDSDQ; encoded by the coding sequence ATGTGGTACCAGAAGCAAATTAAACTGTATGCTCGTCCTCGAGGATTCCATTTGATAACAGCAGAAATTATACGACAACTACCTGATATTAGTCGAATAGAAGTCGGTATTGCACATCTTTTTATTCAACATACTTCTGCATCATTAACCATCAATGAAAGCGCTGATCCAAGTGTTCGAGCTGATTTTGAAAGCTATTTTAATCGAATTGTTAAAGAAAATGAATATTATTATCAGCATACTTGTGAGGGAAGTGATGATATGCCAGCTCATTTGAAGAGTAGCTTACTAGGAAGTAGTTTAATTATTCCAGTTACCAATGGCCAATTAAATATGGGAACTTGGCAAGGCATTTATCTCTGTGAACACCGCAATCATGGTGGTGAACGCCAGATTATAGTAACACTGCATGGTCAATTAGATAGTGATCAATAA
- a CDS encoding L-serine ammonia-lyase, whose protein sequence is MSSVFDIFKIGIGPSSSHTVGPMKAGKQFVDDLIEKEILTRVKRISVDVYGSLSLTGKGHATDIAIIMGLAGNLPDTVAIDSISTFVKNVEQTQRLSLANGQHEVDFPIQGGMNFHTTNLPLHENGMVITAFADENKLYSKTYYSIGGGFIVDEEHFGQESGSSVQLPYPYKSAAELQRHCKDTGLSLSALVMQNELALRSKEEIQTHFDAVWQVMQQAIERGVNTEGLLPGPLRVPRRAAALRRMLVTSDNTTTDPMAVVDWINMFALAVNEENAAGGRVVTAPTNGACGIIPAVLSYYDKFIRPINENSYTRFFLVAGVIGTLYKMNASISGAEVGCQGEVGVACSMAAAALTELMGGSPAQVCIAAEIGMEHHLGLTCDPVGGQVQVPCIERNAIAAVQAVNAARMALRRISDPRVCLDKVIETMYETGKDMNAKYRETSQGGLAIKITYCD, encoded by the coding sequence ATGAGTAGTGTTTTTGATATTTTTAAAATTGGCATTGGCCCATCCAGTTCTCATACTGTCGGCCCAATGAAAGCCGGGAAACAATTTGTTGATGATCTAATCGAAAAAGAGATACTAACCAGAGTCAAGCGGATTAGTGTTGATGTTTATGGTTCTTTATCTTTAACTGGTAAAGGTCATGCCACTGATATTGCCATTATTATGGGTTTAGCTGGTAATCTACCTGATACTGTGGCTATCGATTCTATCTCTACCTTTGTTAAAAATGTTGAACAGACTCAGCGCTTATCTCTTGCCAATGGACAGCATGAGGTCGATTTTCCTATCCAAGGTGGGATGAACTTTCACACCACTAATCTACCTCTCCATGAAAATGGTATGGTAATTACCGCTTTCGCCGATGAAAATAAACTGTACAGTAAAACCTATTACTCTATTGGCGGTGGTTTTATTGTTGACGAAGAGCATTTTGGTCAAGAAAGTGGATCGTCAGTTCAACTACCTTATCCATACAAATCAGCTGCAGAATTACAACGCCACTGCAAAGATACCGGCCTTTCACTTTCGGCATTGGTTATGCAAAATGAACTGGCATTGCGTAGCAAAGAGGAAATCCAAACTCACTTCGATGCAGTCTGGCAGGTTATGCAGCAAGCTATCGAACGTGGAGTCAATACCGAAGGTCTTTTACCAGGCCCACTTCGGGTACCACGCCGTGCGGCAGCATTGAGAAGAATGTTAGTCACCTCCGATAATACGACCACTGATCCGATGGCAGTTGTTGATTGGATTAATATGTTCGCCTTAGCAGTTAATGAAGAAAATGCAGCAGGTGGACGCGTCGTTACCGCACCAACCAATGGTGCTTGTGGTATTATTCCTGCCGTACTTTCCTATTATGATAAATTTATTCGCCCTATTAACGAAAATTCATATACCCGTTTCTTTTTAGTTGCTGGCGTTATTGGCACCCTCTATAAAATGAATGCTTCCATTTCTGGTGCTGAGGTCGGCTGTCAAGGAGAAGTTGGAGTTGCTTGTTCTATGGCAGCAGCAGCATTAACAGAATTAATGGGGGGTAGTCCCGCTCAAGTCTGTATCGCCGCTGAAATTGGCATGGAGCATCATCTTGGCCTTACTTGTGATCCGGTTGGTGGTCAAGTCCAGGTTCCCTGCATCGAGCGTAATGCGATTGCGGCAGTTCAAGCGGTTAATGCTGCCCGAATGGCTTTACGTCGAATCAGTGATCCACGCGTTTGCCTGGATAAAGTGATTGAAACCATGTATGAAACCGGCAAAGACATGAATGCTAAATATCGTGAAACTTCACAAGGTGGATTGGCTATTAAAATTACTTATTGCGACTGA
- the artJ gene encoding arginine ABC transporter substrate-binding protein, translating into MKKLLSVITLCSLSLPVLAAAKETIRFATEATYATFESIDANNNIVGFDIELAKAICQKLNANCTFTHQSFDSLIPSLKMRRFDALIAGIDITPERQKQVDFTDTYYNNSATFIAVKNKINKISLLKGKKIGVQNGTTHQKYIMQQHKEMQAVPYDNYQTAILDLKNGRIDAVFGDTAVTTEWLKTKGNEDLAAVGEKVTDANYFGVGLGIAVRKGNKVLLDKLNKALAQVKQDGSYDVIYQKWLKK; encoded by the coding sequence ATGAAAAAATTACTGTCAGTTATTACCTTATGCAGCCTATCCTTACCAGTGCTTGCCGCTGCAAAGGAGACGATACGCTTTGCAACTGAAGCAACTTATGCCACATTCGAATCAATTGATGCCAATAATAACATTGTCGGTTTTGATATTGAACTGGCAAAGGCAATATGTCAAAAACTCAATGCCAACTGTACTTTTACTCATCAATCTTTTGATAGCTTAATCCCCAGTTTAAAAATGCGCCGTTTTGATGCATTGATAGCAGGAATTGATATTACGCCAGAACGGCAAAAGCAGGTTGATTTTACTGATACTTATTACAATAACTCCGCAACATTTATCGCGGTAAAAAATAAAATTAATAAAATATCATTATTAAAAGGTAAAAAAATTGGCGTGCAAAATGGCACCACCCATCAAAAATATATCATGCAACAACATAAAGAGATGCAAGCTGTGCCGTATGACAATTATCAAACGGCTATCCTCGATTTAAAAAATGGCCGGATAGATGCGGTGTTTGGTGATACGGCTGTCACAACGGAATGGCTAAAAACAAAAGGTAACGAAGACCTTGCTGCTGTAGGTGAAAAAGTAACCGATGCTAATTATTTTGGTGTAGGTCTGGGTATTGCGGTACGTAAAGGAAACAAAGTGCTGTTAGATAAATTAAATAAAGCATTGGCACAAGTGAAACAAGATGGCAGTTATGATGTAATCTACCAAAAATGGTTGAAGAAATAG